GTATTGTATCTGGCCACCACGGCATTTACAGGGCTGAAAGAGTTTTATCAGGATGCTCCGCTTGTTGAAACTGAGGATCTTGAGAAAAACTGTATGGCGGTAATTCAGGCAGCACGCACAATCAAGATTATTGATTTAGCTGCCCTGGCGCCCCATCTGAAAACTCCGTTAGGTTATTTGATGGGCTCTAAAGCTGTCTATGAGGATACTCAGTGGCTGGCAGAAGTGCTTTCTCATTATGCTGATGGTATTGAATATTTGTCTCAACACACCGGCAAAACCTGTATCGCGTTGTGGTCTGACACCGTTGATGGAAACGGAATGCTGAAGAACATCTCAGTCACTCCGTTAATCCAGTTCAGTCTCAACGGACAAAGTACGCAGGCGATCTTAAAATCAAAGCTGGGTATTCTTACTCTCTGAGATTAAAAATGGGCCAAAAGGCCCATTTTTTTACATGGTATGGTTGGTACCAAAGTTTTCTGCCAGGATTCTGAAGTGGGTCATCTCTTCAGGCGTAGCGCCACGGCGCAGCGCGTCAACAATAGAGACATGTGTTTCAGTTCCCGGAATATCAACTTTACGGGTAAAGAAGTGACATTTCCGCACAGCACTGACCTTGTGTTTAATCAGGGATAATAATTCCGGGATGCCGGCCAGCATACCGCCTTCTGAATTATTCTCACGTGTGCAAAACTGAAATACCGGGTAAAGGTTTTCAGAACCCCATTTAATCTGAATAACTTCACCACGGTTTCCTCTTTTATGCAGGGTTGGCGGCGTGGTTGCCAGTATTTTTATAACGGCCGTTGATTTATGCACTCCGCCTGAATTCTCCAGCGACTTAAGAAATACTTCTCTCGCTTCAGCAAGATCTTCCTGGGCCTGTTTTTCAGGTGTCATGGTATTAATTAATGTCTGCAGCTGAGCCTGATTCTTTAATTCAGCCCAGAATGTTTCATCCTGCAGCGTGAGCAGTTCCAGTAACTTCTCGTGGGGCAGTTCATGCAGTGCTTCAACGAACTTGCTTCCCACATTCTGAATGCGGGTCTGCAGCAGCTGGATTTCAGTTTGCTCACGGTTTTTGAGGTGAGCACGGGCTTTATTAGGTGCATAACTGATGTTTGTCATAGTCGCCTCGTCTCGGGTGTTTAAGATTTCCATGACTTAAGAATACACAAAATCTTAAAGAAGTGCAATTTTTGTACTTCCTGCATTCCCTGCAAAATCTGCATTCCGATTTCCGCTATTTGAGGAAAGGTCGCCCAACTGAGGGCAGTTTGTCACAGAACACAACATACAGCCCTTCCCTCCCCTTCAGACCCCATCATCCAGGCAAAAAGGATCCTTTTTCGATCCTTTTGCGATCCCATACTCTCCTCACGCTAAAATATTTGTTTCTGATTTATGGTATATATCCAGAAAGCGGAAATTCAGTGCACACCGCTCTGCGGGTTTTTTCCGTGGCAGTCGCGGTCGCGAGCAACGAAAATGACAGCAGAATTTCATCAGATTGCGCTACGTGAAAAATGGCAGGGTTGCAGGGGTGTAACCCGACAGAATTTACGTAGCGTGAGCGGACCAACGGGGACACCATGACTCTGCCCTCTTTTATTAACGCCTCCCCTGCCCTGCCGGCGACAGGCCAGTCGGCTGGCCTGGACTACGGCCGCGCGCTTTCGCTACGCGAAATGGCCCGGCACTACACCGAGCTGCCAAAATATCTGCTGGCTCCGGAAGTGGCCGGACTGCTGCACTTTGTTCAGGACTGGGGTCAGCACGCTTTTTTTAATACGTTATGGAATACCGGGGCACGCCTGAACGAAGGCCTTGCCCTGAGACGGCGTGACTTTCACCTTAACGAGAGCATTCCGCATGTCGTTCTTCGCACCGCCAAACAGCGGCGTGCCGGCGGCGGCCGTCCGCGTAAGGGAAAAAGTGCCAACCGGGTGGTGCCGTTATCGGACCCGGCCTATGTCGATGAGATGCGCCGGCTGTTCGCCAGCACGAAGGAGCAGTTTGAAGATGATCCGATTACAGGCGAACGTCGCGCGCAACCGGTGTGGAATGTTTCCGACCGGACGGTGCGTAACTGGCTGGTCCGGGCTACTGATGCCGCGGATCGTGACGGCGTCAGACTGAGCATCGACGTCAGCCCCCATACCTTCCGGCACAGTTTTGCAATGCACCTTTT
The sequence above is drawn from the Kosakonia radicincitans DSM 16656 genome and encodes:
- a CDS encoding RES family NAD+ phosphorylase, giving the protein MNQFTEDLHNVVAQILAGAEISDSEIFKELTIEPDFYKVQDQYYGGNGIYFNSESETRFSLRSKSKGVLYLATTAFTGLKEFYQDAPLVETEDLEKNCMAVIQAARTIKIIDLAALAPHLKTPLGYLMGSKAVYEDTQWLAEVLSHYADGIEYLSQHTGKTCIALWSDTVDGNGMLKNISVTPLIQFSLNGQSTQAILKSKLGILTL
- a CDS encoding tyrosine-type recombinase/integrase, which gives rise to MTLPSFINASPALPATGQSAGLDYGRALSLREMARHYTELPKYLLAPEVAGLLHFVQDWGQHAFFNTLWNTGARLNEGLALRRRDFHLNESIPHVVLRTAKQRRAGGGRPRKGKSANRVVPLSDPAYVDEMRRLFASTKEQFEDDPITGERRAQPVWNVSDRTVRNWLVRATDAADRDGVRLSIDVSPHTFRHSFAMHLLYGHVHPKVLQGLLGHEKFESTEVYTKIFALDVAASQQLRFTLDTQDALQLLRIK